One Janthinobacterium sp. TB1-E2 genomic region harbors:
- a CDS encoding GNAT family N-acetyltransferase: MNYRTAIVTTLAEIGEAAWSELLARQAEANPFLSYAFLHALHESGCASADTGWQPNYLVLWQGETLAAALPLYLKMHSYGEYVFDWAWADAYRQHGLEYYPKLLSAIPFTPVSGTRLLARDGQARAALLAFLQAQQQAADVSSCHILFPPESEARQLEEAGYLMRSGVQFHWLNPGYTDFEQFLATLEHKKRKNIRAERRKVREAGVTMRQVRGTEATDADWKLFHRCYSNTYAEHRSSPYLSLDFFRRLGASMPQNILLVIAEREERAIAASLVIHTADTLYGRYWGALEHVPCLHFETAYYQPLEFCIANGIATFEGGAQGEHKMARGFLPQKTWSAHWLAHPAFADAVQRFLERERGGIDAYLDELNEHSPFRA; this comes from the coding sequence ATGAATTATCGCACGGCTATCGTCACTACCCTGGCTGAAATTGGCGAAGCGGCCTGGTCTGAACTGCTGGCACGCCAGGCGGAGGCCAATCCCTTCCTTTCCTACGCCTTCTTGCACGCGCTGCACGAGTCCGGCTGCGCCAGCGCGGATACGGGCTGGCAGCCGAATTACCTCGTGCTGTGGCAAGGCGAAACCCTGGCCGCCGCCCTGCCCCTGTACCTCAAAATGCACTCGTATGGCGAATACGTGTTCGACTGGGCCTGGGCCGACGCCTATCGGCAGCATGGCCTTGAATATTACCCGAAACTGCTGTCCGCGATTCCATTCACGCCCGTGAGCGGCACGCGCCTGCTGGCCCGCGATGGTCAGGCCCGCGCCGCCCTGCTGGCATTTCTGCAGGCGCAGCAGCAAGCGGCCGACGTATCGTCCTGCCACATCCTGTTCCCGCCGGAAAGCGAAGCGCGCCAACTGGAGGAAGCTGGCTACCTGATGCGTAGTGGCGTGCAGTTTCACTGGCTCAATCCCGGCTACACGGATTTCGAGCAATTCCTCGCTACCCTCGAGCACAAGAAGCGCAAGAATATCCGCGCCGAGCGGCGCAAGGTGCGGGAAGCAGGCGTCACCATGCGCCAGGTACGCGGAACGGAGGCCACGGACGCGGACTGGAAACTGTTCCACCGCTGCTACAGCAATACCTATGCGGAACACCGCTCCTCGCCCTATCTGTCGCTGGACTTCTTCCGACGCCTGGGCGCCAGCATGCCGCAGAACATCTTGTTGGTGATCGCCGAGCGCGAAGAGCGGGCCATTGCCGCCTCGCTGGTGATCCACACGGCTGACACCCTGTATGGCCGCTACTGGGGCGCGCTCGAGCACGTGCCCTGTCTGCATTTCGAGACGGCGTACTACCAGCCGCTGGAGTTTTGCATCGCCAATGGCATCGCCACCTTCGAAGGGGGCGCCCAGGGCGAGCACAAGATGGCGCGCGGCTTCCTGCCGCAAAAGACGTGGTCCGCCCACTGGCTGGCGCACCCGGCCTTTGCCGACGCCGTGCAGCGCTTCCTCGAACGCGAACGGGGCGGCATCGATGCCTACCTCGATGAATTGAACGAGCACAGTCCGTTTCGCGCATAA
- a CDS encoding NAD+ synthase: protein MTVKVAIAQMNSTVGDLAGNRAKIFDLSRRAFEAGADIVLTPELSLVGYPPEDLLLRNAFYAKTQEAFAGLAADLAQFKDLHVVVGLPLQDEKGVRHNAASVLLNGEVLGTYRKHDLPNTTVFDEKRYFTSSDQAFVFGVKGVRFGINICEDTWFEHAPMRARAAGAQVLLVPNGSPYHMNKQHLRYDTMRRNVCAQGMALVYANLVGGQDELIFDGDSFVMDAAGTMCAQLRHFEEDLQLVEFDGATPVRQPLAAPLTTEAQVYQALVLGVRDYIGKNGFPGVLIGMSGGVDSALTLAIAVDALGADKVRAVMMPSQFTADISWIDSRDMVKRLNVRYDEIPIKHTFDAFRATLADEFAGLAEDATEENIQARIRGTLLMALSNKHGSIVLTTGNKSEMAVGYCTLYGDMAGGFAVIKDIAKTLVYRLCAYRNSASDVIPERILTRGPSAELRADQLDQDSLPPYDVLDGIMQLYMEENRPIAEIIEAGYPPADVAKITRLIKINEYKRRQSPVGIRVTHRGFGRDWRYPITSKFYE, encoded by the coding sequence ATGACAGTCAAAGTCGCAATTGCTCAAATGAATAGTACGGTCGGCGATCTGGCAGGCAACCGTGCCAAGATCTTCGACCTTTCCCGCCGCGCCTTTGAAGCGGGCGCCGATATCGTGCTCACGCCGGAACTGTCGCTGGTCGGCTATCCACCCGAGGACTTATTGCTGCGCAATGCATTCTACGCAAAAACGCAGGAAGCGTTTGCGGGACTGGCTGCCGACCTGGCCCAGTTCAAGGATCTGCACGTGGTGGTGGGCTTGCCCCTGCAAGACGAGAAAGGCGTGCGCCACAACGCCGCCTCCGTGCTGCTGAACGGCGAAGTACTGGGCACCTACCGCAAGCATGATTTGCCGAACACGACCGTGTTCGATGAAAAGCGTTACTTTACGTCGTCGGACCAGGCATTCGTGTTTGGCGTGAAGGGCGTGCGTTTCGGCATCAATATTTGCGAAGACACGTGGTTCGAGCACGCGCCGATGCGCGCCCGCGCGGCCGGCGCGCAAGTGCTGCTGGTGCCGAACGGCTCGCCCTACCACATGAACAAGCAGCATCTGCGCTATGACACCATGCGCAGGAACGTCTGCGCGCAAGGCATGGCCCTGGTCTACGCCAACCTCGTCGGCGGCCAGGATGAACTGATTTTCGACGGCGACTCCTTCGTGATGGATGCGGCCGGCACGATGTGCGCCCAGCTGCGCCACTTCGAGGAAGACTTGCAGCTGGTCGAATTCGACGGCGCCACGCCCGTGCGGCAGCCGCTGGCCGCGCCGTTGACCACCGAGGCGCAGGTGTACCAGGCGCTGGTGCTGGGCGTGCGCGACTATATCGGCAAGAACGGTTTCCCTGGCGTGCTGATCGGCATGTCGGGCGGCGTCGATTCCGCCCTGACCCTGGCGATTGCCGTCGATGCGCTGGGCGCCGACAAGGTGCGCGCCGTCATGATGCCATCGCAATTTACGGCCGATATCTCGTGGATCGATTCGCGCGACATGGTAAAACGCCTCAATGTGCGCTACGATGAAATTCCGATCAAGCACACCTTCGACGCCTTCCGCGCCACCCTGGCTGACGAGTTCGCCGGACTGGCGGAAGATGCGACGGAAGAAAACATCCAGGCGCGCATCCGCGGCACCTTGCTGATGGCCCTGTCGAACAAGCATGGCAGCATCGTGCTAACGACGGGCAACAAGAGCGAAATGGCTGTCGGTTATTGCACTTTGTACGGCGACATGGCGGGCGGCTTTGCCGTGATCAAGGATATCGCGAAGACCCTCGTCTACCGTTTGTGCGCGTACCGCAACAGCGCGTCGGACGTGATACCCGAGCGCATCCTGACGCGCGGACCGTCGGCTGAATTGCGCGCCGACCAGCTGGACCAGGATTCCTTGCCGCCATACGACGTACTCGACGGCATCATGCAGCTGTACATGGAAGAAAACCGGCCGATCGCCGAGATTATCGAGGCTGGCTACCCGCCGGCCGACGTGGCGAAAATCACGCGCCTGATCAAGATCAATGAATACAAGCGGCGCCAGTCGCCAGTGGGCATCCGCGTCACGCACCGTGGCTTTGGCCGCGACTGGCGTTATCCGATCACGTCGAAGTTCTACGAATAA
- a CDS encoding P-II family nitrogen regulator: MKQITAIIKPFKLDEVREALADVNVTGLTVTEVKGFGRQKGHTELYRGAEYVVDFLPKVKVEVVVDDSVSELVVDAIIKAARTGKIGDGKIFVRDVEQVIRIRTGETGPDAV; encoded by the coding sequence ATGAAACAGATTACCGCCATCATCAAACCATTCAAGCTTGACGAAGTACGCGAAGCGCTGGCCGACGTGAACGTGACGGGCTTGACCGTGACGGAAGTGAAGGGCTTTGGCCGCCAGAAGGGCCATACCGAGCTGTACCGTGGCGCCGAGTATGTGGTCGACTTCCTGCCGAAAGTCAAAGTCGAAGTGGTGGTGGATGACAGCGTGTCGGAACTGGTGGTCGACGCCATCATCAAGGCAGCCCGCACGGGCAAGATCGGCGACGGCAAGATCTTCGTGCGCGATGTGGAGCAGGTGATACGCATCCGTACGGGTGAAACCGGCCCGGACGCGGTGTAA
- a CDS encoding trimeric intracellular cation channel family protein, whose translation MMPPQLPPGSLIKIIEVIAILVGAFSGFIEARRKRMDLVGVFVVAFITAFGGGTLRDILLDKRPLFWVSHQEYAILIFVLALTAAPLIQHLRQIVSERLIVIADAIGLGMFAIAGVAEATRAGMPLFIASMMGVITGIFGGVMRDIVCNEVPMVFRDGKPYAICAFFGCWAYLLQMHFGAEHDFALWTSASGITILRLICWKFDMRLGR comes from the coding sequence ATGATGCCACCCCAATTGCCGCCTGGCTCGCTGATCAAGATCATTGAGGTCATCGCCATCCTGGTGGGCGCGTTTTCCGGCTTCATCGAAGCGCGCCGCAAGCGCATGGACCTGGTCGGCGTGTTCGTGGTGGCCTTCATCACGGCATTTGGCGGGGGCACTTTGCGCGACATCCTGCTCGACAAGCGGCCATTGTTCTGGGTCTCGCACCAGGAATACGCGATTCTCATCTTCGTGCTGGCCCTGACGGCCGCGCCCTTGATCCAGCACTTGCGCCAAATCGTCTCGGAACGCCTGATCGTCATCGCCGACGCCATCGGCCTGGGCATGTTCGCCATCGCGGGCGTGGCCGAAGCGACGCGCGCCGGCATGCCGCTCTTCATCGCGTCGATGATGGGGGTGATTACGGGGATTTTTGGCGGCGTGATGCGCGACATCGTCTGCAACGAAGTGCCGATGGTATTTCGCGACGGAAAACCGTACGCGATCTGCGCGTTCTTCGGCTGCTGGGCTTATCTGCTGCAGATGCACTTCGGCGCCGAGCACGACTTCGCGCTGTGGACCAGCGCCAGCGGCATCACGATTCTGCGCCTGATTTGCTGGAAATTCGATATGCGGCTGGGGCGCTGA
- a CDS encoding Smr/MutS family protein codes for MASMKDFADLKAVSKQLKEQADARAQAAAERAQQVKVQAVESNLFKASIGGVKRLPESDRYVPSLPKAGAMAAQQPARKLSPEEDDAAVLRESLSDLFEVDHYLENDPALNYARPGVGSDVVKKMRKGHWPIQDELDLHGLRRDEARDGIGAFLNQATRRKLRCVRVIHGKGFGSKGQEPVLKSMVHSWLVQKDEVIAFCQARRSEGGDGALVVLLSSALQPIR; via the coding sequence ATGGCGTCGATGAAAGACTTTGCCGACCTGAAAGCGGTCAGCAAGCAACTCAAGGAGCAGGCGGACGCGCGCGCGCAAGCCGCGGCTGAACGCGCTCAGCAGGTCAAGGTGCAGGCCGTGGAGAGCAATCTGTTCAAGGCCAGCATCGGCGGCGTCAAGCGCCTGCCCGAGTCGGACCGCTACGTGCCCAGCCTGCCCAAGGCGGGCGCCATGGCGGCCCAGCAGCCGGCGCGCAAGTTGTCTCCGGAAGAGGACGATGCGGCCGTGCTGCGCGAGTCGCTGTCGGACTTGTTCGAAGTCGATCATTACCTGGAAAACGATCCGGCCCTGAACTACGCCCGCCCCGGCGTGGGATCGGACGTGGTCAAGAAGATGCGCAAGGGCCACTGGCCCATCCAGGATGAGCTGGACTTGCACGGCTTGCGCCGCGACGAGGCGCGCGACGGCATCGGCGCCTTTTTGAACCAGGCGACGCGGCGCAAGCTGCGCTGCGTGCGGGTCATCCACGGCAAGGGTTTCGGCTCGAAAGGCCAGGAACCGGTCTTGAAATCGATGGTGCACAGCTGGCTCGTGCAAAAGGATGAAGTCATCGCCTTTTGCCAGGCGCGCCGCTCCGAAGGGGGCGATGGCGCGCTGGTCGTATTGCTTTCTTCGGCCCTGCAGCCCATCCGCTGA
- the trxB gene encoding thioredoxin-disulfide reductase has translation MTTTKHARVLILGSGPAGYSAAVYAARANLNPMLVTGVEQGGQLMTTTDVENWPGDPMGVQGPDLMQRLLQHAERFNTEIVFDHIHTTFLNEKPIRLKGDSHEYTCDTLIIATGASAQYLGLPSEAEFMGKGVSACATCDGFFYRNQEVAVVGGGNTAVEEALYLSNIANKVTLIHRRDKFRAEAILIDRLNAKVAEGKIVLKYNHTLDEVTGNEGGVTGLNIKSTIDGKVEALSVHGVFIAIGHKPNTGIFEGQLDMHNGYIKTKTGLEGMATATSAPGVFAAGDVQDHIYRQAITSAGTGCMAALDAQRYLEGQE, from the coding sequence CACTACCAAACACGCCCGCGTTTTGATCCTCGGCTCCGGCCCAGCCGGCTACAGCGCCGCCGTCTACGCCGCCCGCGCCAACCTGAACCCGATGCTGGTGACCGGCGTGGAACAAGGCGGCCAGTTGATGACCACCACCGACGTGGAAAACTGGCCTGGCGACCCGATGGGCGTGCAAGGCCCGGACCTGATGCAGCGCTTGCTGCAGCACGCCGAGCGTTTCAATACGGAAATCGTGTTTGACCACATCCACACCACGTTCCTCAATGAAAAACCGATCCGCCTGAAGGGCGACAGCCACGAATACACGTGCGACACCCTGATCATCGCCACGGGCGCGTCCGCGCAATACCTGGGCCTGCCATCGGAAGCGGAATTCATGGGCAAGGGCGTATCCGCCTGCGCCACCTGCGATGGTTTCTTCTACCGCAACCAGGAAGTGGCCGTCGTCGGCGGTGGCAACACGGCCGTCGAAGAAGCGCTGTACCTGTCGAACATCGCCAATAAAGTCACGCTGATCCACCGCCGCGACAAGTTCCGCGCGGAAGCGATTTTGATCGACCGCCTGAACGCCAAGGTTGCCGAAGGCAAGATTGTGTTGAAATATAACCACACTCTGGACGAAGTGACGGGCAACGAAGGCGGCGTGACGGGTCTGAACATCAAGTCGACCATCGACGGCAAGGTCGAAGCCCTGAGCGTGCATGGCGTGTTCATCGCCATCGGCCACAAGCCGAACACGGGCATCTTCGAAGGCCAGCTGGACATGCACAACGGCTACATCAAGACCAAAACGGGCCTGGAAGGCATGGCCACGGCCACCAGCGCACCGGGCGTGTTTGCCGCCGGCGACGTGCAAGACCACATCTACCGCCAAGCTATCACCAGCGCCGGCACCGGTTGCATGGCAGCACTGGACGCCCAGCGCTACCTGGAAGGCCAGGAGTAA